A genome region from Thermoanaerobacterium xylanolyticum LX-11 includes the following:
- a CDS encoding sensor histidine kinase, with product MASKFEYDKKLDNIVEKTIEVIGSSKEQISEILERTRNEYHLLEEQINELKVKVRFVIKEVEQLERKEKSSKLKLAYVSQRFGNISEDAIKEAYEEAKEIQVALILKRQEEKDLIARRNELERKLIEYRAIVEKAEKLSTQIGVALDYLTGDLTKLHSQYEELKDRQLLNIRIIEAQEDERKRIAREIHDGPAQSMANVILKAELCEKLISKDVEKAKDELKNLKDIAHLSLKEVRKIIYDLRPSVLDDLGLIPAVSKYINDFKNDTGINVDFITLSEHKRLKPEIEITCFRVIQEALTNIRKHSKAKNAVIRLEFGDRFISIIIKDDGVGFEKTSQDNKFGLLGMRERVQILNGKFEINSSPNEGTQIYISIPLGGDKCND from the coding sequence ATGGCTTCCAAGTTTGAATATGATAAAAAGCTTGACAACATAGTAGAAAAGACGATAGAAGTTATAGGTAGCAGCAAAGAGCAGATTTCAGAAATATTAGAGAGGACAAGGAATGAGTATCACCTTTTAGAAGAACAGATAAACGAGCTGAAAGTCAAGGTTAGATTTGTTATAAAAGAGGTAGAACAACTTGAAAGAAAAGAGAAAAGCTCTAAGTTAAAACTGGCTTATGTAAGCCAGCGCTTTGGCAATATAAGTGAGGATGCCATAAAGGAAGCTTACGAAGAAGCGAAGGAGATTCAGGTAGCGCTTATTTTAAAAAGGCAGGAAGAAAAAGACCTTATAGCAAGAAGAAATGAGCTGGAGAGAAAGCTAATTGAGTATAGGGCAATTGTAGAAAAAGCAGAAAAACTTTCTACACAGATAGGTGTTGCCCTTGATTACTTGACAGGCGATTTGACAAAGCTTCACAGCCAGTACGAAGAACTTAAAGACAGGCAACTTCTAAATATACGCATAATAGAAGCTCAGGAAGATGAGAGGAAAAGGATCGCTCGCGAGATACACGATGGTCCAGCCCAGTCTATGGCAAATGTAATATTAAAAGCAGAGCTATGCGAGAAACTTATTAGCAAAGATGTAGAAAAAGCTAAAGATGAGCTTAAAAATCTTAAAGACATAGCACATTTATCATTGAAAGAAGTGAGAAAGATCATTTACGATTTAAGGCCGTCCGTTCTTGATGATTTAGGCTTAATACCTGCTGTATCAAAGTACATAAATGACTTTAAAAATGATACTGGAATAAATGTGGATTTTATTACCTTATCTGAACATAAACGATTAAAGCCTGAAATAGAAATAACCTGTTTTAGGGTCATTCAGGAAGCCTTGACAAACATTCGGAAGCACTCAAAGGCGAAGAATGCCGTGATACGATTAGAGTTTGGTGATCGATTTATAAGCATAATTATAAAAGATGACGGTGTAGGTTTTGAAAAGACATCTCAAGACAATAAATTTGGACTGTTGGGGATGCGGGAGAGAGTTCAGATATTAAACGGGAAATTTGAAATAAATAGTTCACCTAATGAGGGGACTCAAATTTACATTTCCATTCCGCTAGGTGGTGATAAGTGCAATGATTAA
- a CDS encoding response regulator: MINIMIADDHVLLRQGLKQIIELEEDMKVVYQASDGEEAYNLAKNNSPDIILMDINMPNVNGIKAAKMIKSNDPKNKIMFLTIYNDKEYLMEALKIGVEGYILKDADSDELIKAIRIISNGGVYIHPSLIREIESLEKNECKKDLTDREFEILNLIAEGYSNKEIADKLFLSEKTVKNHVYNIFRKLDVKDRTQAAIYLLKNNNMYNMHT; encoded by the coding sequence ATGATTAACATTATGATAGCTGATGACCATGTGCTTTTGCGTCAAGGGCTAAAACAGATAATTGAATTAGAAGAAGATATGAAAGTGGTGTATCAAGCCTCAGATGGAGAAGAAGCTTATAATTTGGCTAAAAATAATTCTCCAGATATAATTTTGATGGATATAAACATGCCAAATGTAAATGGCATTAAAGCTGCAAAGATGATTAAAAGCAATGATCCTAAAAATAAAATAATGTTTTTGACTATCTACAATGACAAAGAGTACCTTATGGAGGCATTGAAAATAGGTGTGGAAGGTTACATATTAAAAGATGCAGATTCAGATGAACTTATAAAGGCTATAAGAATCATATCAAATGGAGGCGTTTACATACATCCTTCACTTATCAGGGAAATTGAAAGCCTAGAGAAGAATGAATGCAAAAAAGATCTTACTGACAGAGAGTTTGAGATATTGAATTTAATCGCTGAAGGTTATAGCAATAAAGAGATAGCAGATAAGCTCTTCTTAAGCGAAAAGACAGTCAAAAATCACGTGTACAATATATTTAGAAAATTAGATGTAAAAGATAGGACTCAAGCTGCCATATATTTATTA